One segment of Oscillospiraceae bacterium MB08-C2-2 DNA contains the following:
- a CDS encoding AEC family transporter encodes MIKLQMTLFLLMGVGFWAAKKGLLTAEVRKKVSDLFIAVILPCSIIQSFLIEFTYDRILKSGWILLISICAQIFYLILSKLLYRSIPKEQRIILQYATICSNAGFMGNPVAFGVFGHEGLFYASISLIPLRFFMWSAGLSLFTATDRKKVLKTLATHPCILAVVIGFVLMLTGLRPPEFLGDAIAYIGSCTTAISMFVIGGILASADIKGSLLDRRLLYFSVVRLLLIPISLYAVLSLLRIDSLLVGVTVLLAAMPAGSTTAMLAEKYGCDSDFASRCVFMSIILSMLTLPLWGLLIGQ; translated from the coding sequence ATGATCAAATTGCAAATGACCTTGTTTCTCTTGATGGGGGTTGGCTTTTGGGCTGCAAAAAAGGGCCTTCTCACCGCTGAGGTGCGCAAAAAGGTATCGGATTTATTTATCGCTGTTATTTTACCTTGCAGCATCATTCAATCCTTTCTGATTGAATTTACTTATGATCGGATTCTCAAATCCGGGTGGATTTTGCTTATATCCATTTGTGCCCAGATTTTTTATCTGATCCTCAGCAAGCTTTTATACAGAAGCATTCCTAAAGAGCAGAGAATCATCCTTCAATATGCCACCATCTGCTCCAATGCCGGGTTTATGGGCAACCCGGTTGCTTTTGGGGTGTTTGGGCACGAGGGGCTCTTTTATGCCTCGATTTCTCTGATTCCGCTCCGCTTTTTTATGTGGTCGGCCGGGCTTTCGCTCTTCACTGCCACCGACCGGAAAAAGGTGCTGAAAACCCTTGCCACACATCCCTGTATTCTAGCGGTTGTCATCGGGTTTGTTCTGATGCTGACCGGGCTGCGCCCGCCGGAATTTCTGGGGGATGCCATTGCCTATATCGGCAGCTGCACCACTGCAATATCCATGTTTGTGATTGGTGGAATTCTGGCCTCCGCCGATATAAAGGGCAGCCTTCTTGACCGCCGCCTTTTGTACTTTTCTGTGGTGCGGCTGCTGCTGATTCCCATTAGCCTTTATGCGGTTCTATCCCTTTTGCGAATCGATTCGCTGCTGGTGGGTGTAACGGTTTTGCTGGCGGCTATGCCTGCAGGCAGCACCACAGCCATGCTGGCGGAAAAATACGGCTGTGATTCTGATTTCGCCTCCCGTTGTGTTTTTATGAGCATCATACTCTCGATGCTGA
- a CDS encoding NAD(P)-dependent oxidoreductase: MKVLHYCFNKEEAPYFQEVQQKYGFRMDFTEQALTYENARQTAGYDAIWVLTPCVIDDAVAEILQENGVRYVVSRAAGIDHLDIESLGRRGIKAANTPDYSPRSIAEFAVMMALNSIRRTKRSSQMTADLDFRLNGLRGKELGSLYAGVIGTGRIGFETARLLHGFGCRVGAYDLFPSPAVEAYAQYWPLEQLYTQCDILFLHCPLTSETEHMINRESLRLMPKGVYIVNAARGGLVDHEAVLEGLESGQIAGFAFDVYENEKSFIRRKLGQGEAPDSVFTKLIACDNVDYSAHISFFTDQAVENMIFRALENLAQYAQTGSCENELTNCRL; the protein is encoded by the coding sequence ATGAAGGTTCTGCACTATTGCTTTAACAAGGAGGAAGCGCCCTATTTTCAAGAGGTACAGCAAAAATACGGGTTCAGAATGGATTTTACGGAGCAAGCCCTTACATATGAGAATGCTCGCCAAACAGCAGGCTACGATGCCATATGGGTGCTGACCCCCTGTGTGATCGATGATGCTGTGGCGGAGATACTTCAAGAAAACGGGGTTCGCTATGTGGTCTCCCGGGCGGCGGGAATTGACCATCTGGATATTGAAAGCCTTGGCCGCCGTGGGATCAAAGCCGCCAACACCCCTGATTATTCGCCTCGATCCATTGCTGAGTTTGCGGTTATGATGGCGCTAAATTCCATACGCCGCACCAAGCGTTCCAGCCAGATGACTGCCGATCTGGATTTTCGGCTGAACGGCCTGCGGGGCAAGGAGCTGGGGAGCTTGTATGCCGGGGTGATCGGTACAGGCCGCATCGGCTTCGAAACCGCCCGGCTGCTCCATGGTTTTGGCTGCCGGGTGGGGGCTTATGATCTTTTCCCCAGCCCAGCTGTGGAGGCATATGCGCAGTACTGGCCCCTTGAGCAGCTCTATACCCAATGCGACATTCTCTTTTTGCATTGCCCGCTGACCTCCGAAACCGAGCATATGATCAATAGGGAAAGCCTGCGGCTTATGCCCAAAGGGGTTTACATTGTCAATGCGGCAAGGGGCGGGCTGGTGGATCACGAGGCTGTTCTGGAAGGGCTGGAAAGCGGCCAAATTGCAGGCTTTGCCTTCGATGTTTATGAGAATGAAAAATCTTTTATCCGGCGGAAGCTGGGGCAGGGCGAAGCGCCGGATTCTGTGTTTACAAAGCTGATTGCTTGCGATAATGTAGATTACAGTGCGCATATCAGTTTTTTTACCGATCAGGCGGTTGAAAATATGATCTTTAGGGCGCTGGAAAATCTGGCGCAGTATGCGCAGACCGGCAGCTGCGAAAATGAACTGACAAACTGTCGGCTATAA
- a CDS encoding pyridoxal phosphate-dependent aminotransferase: MEKIYKGSAAVNRMEPSPIRMMLDWAAALRAEGRWVIPFSAGEPDFNTPQPVKEATIRAINENYTHYCSNRGLPQLRQVLAEEITEQTTAVYDPETEILITTSGAEAINNALLAFIDPGDEVIVFTPAFVSYKNLIRFCGGVMVELPLKAENGFIPEPAELERLITPRTRMLVLNNPNNPTGAVYPLDCLEAIGELALRYDLLVVSDEMYAALVYDGAEFCSIGALEGMKERSIIISGFSKTYAMTGWRLGYIAADRRLCERILRMHQYTTTCSPTFIQKGLADSIRLPETKAAVSAMVERFAARRQLLLKGLQGIGGLRCGIPYGAFYVMVDVSETGLTGEEFAQRLLKECGVASVPAIGLGDHCGRYIRISYAASEEDIREGLSRMENFVKGLVQI; the protein is encoded by the coding sequence GTGGAAAAAATATACAAAGGCTCTGCGGCCGTTAACCGCATGGAGCCCTCGCCGATACGTATGATGCTGGATTGGGCGGCTGCGCTTCGTGCAGAGGGCCGCTGGGTGATTCCATTCAGTGCGGGGGAGCCGGATTTCAATACCCCCCAGCCTGTTAAAGAAGCAACCATCCGGGCCATAAACGAGAACTATACACACTATTGCTCCAATCGGGGGCTGCCCCAGCTTCGGCAGGTTCTAGCGGAGGAAATTACCGAGCAAACCACCGCAGTCTATGACCCGGAAACCGAGATTCTCATTACAACCAGCGGCGCCGAAGCGATTAACAATGCGCTCCTAGCCTTTATTGATCCCGGCGACGAGGTGATTGTGTTCACACCGGCCTTTGTGAGCTATAAGAATCTGATCCGCTTTTGCGGCGGGGTTATGGTGGAGCTTCCCCTTAAGGCAGAGAACGGATTTATCCCAGAACCGGCTGAGCTGGAACGGCTGATTACCCCCCGCACCCGGATGTTGGTTCTCAACAACCCCAACAACCCCACAGGGGCGGTATATCCACTCGACTGTCTGGAAGCCATCGGGGAGCTGGCTCTCCGCTATGACCTGCTGGTTGTATCCGATGAAATGTATGCCGCTCTGGTGTATGATGGGGCAGAATTCTGCTCCATTGGCGCATTGGAGGGGATGAAGGAGCGCAGCATTATCATCAGCGGCTTTTCCAAAACATATGCCATGACTGGGTGGAGGCTGGGGTATATTGCGGCGGATCGCCGCCTGTGCGAGCGTATTCTGCGTATGCATCAATATACCACAACCTGCTCGCCCACCTTTATTCAAAAGGGCTTGGCGGATTCTATCCGCTTGCCGGAAACCAAGGCGGCGGTATCCGCTATGGTGGAGCGCTTTGCTGCCAGAAGGCAGCTGCTGCTCAAAGGCTTGCAGGGCATTGGAGGTCTGCGCTGTGGGATTCCTTATGGTGCCTTTTATGTGATGGTGGATGTTTCCGAAACCGGGCTTACCGGCGAGGAGTTTGCCCAGCGTCTGTTGAAAGAATGCGGGGTTGCCTCGGTGCCTGCCATCGGTTTGGGTGACCATTGCGGCCGATATATCCGGATTTCCTACGCTGCCTCGGAGGAAGATATTCGGGAAGGGCTCAGTAGAATGGAAAATTTTGTAAAAGGGCTTGTGCAGATATGA
- the rhuM gene encoding RhuM family protein, translating to MADLFDVGTPAISTHLKNIYDQKEMSPGATISKIETVQNEGGRQVKRTADFYNLDAIIAVGYRVNSKSATQFRRWATDTLKEYIIKGLVLNDDMLIKQDKEYLSDFDKATEKYLKE from the coding sequence ATGGCTGACCTGTTTGATGTCGGTACTCCTGCTATATCAACGCACCTAAAAAATATATATGATCAAAAGGAGATGTCTCCCGGAGCAACTATTTCCAAAATCGAAACAGTTCAAAACGAGGGCGGCAGACAGGTGAAAAGGACAGCCGATTTTTATAATCTTGATGCTATTATTGCTGTAGGATACCGTGTCAACTCTAAGAGCGCCACGCAGTTTCGGCGCTGGGCAACTGACACTTTAAAAGAGTATATAATTAAAGGCCTTGTCCTCAATGATGATATGCTGATTAAGCAGGATAAAGAATATTTATCGGATTTTGACAAGGCCACAGAGAAATATCTTAAGGAATAG